Genomic segment of Malus domestica chromosome 15, GDT2T_hap1:
ttcttaaaaggtTTGAGAGGGTTTCGCATAGAATGAGAATTTGTGCAAGGCAATTTTCTGTGTTGGGTTGAAAGTCTTTGGAATGTTACATAATCTCTTCTATTTATAAGAGTGACTTTCGTGCTGATCAATTTATACTGAGTAGTAGAGTCCATCTTGGATTATACTTCTCTCAGCATTCCCTGATCCAAACTTTTATCAAGCTATCCTGATCTACCCATAGAGCAAGGCCAGTACTACTAGATCTAGGTATCTGAACTCAATCCCTTTTCTGTTTTCAATTTACTCTTGGACTTGATCAGTTATGAACCTTGATATTGGAATATTACGAATCACATCAATGTTTACTCTGATCCTTTAACAATTTTACTCATATTATGACTCAGTCAAATCATTTCAACCTGACTCCTTAAGAGTTCTTCACCCATTAGGATTCGGCCATCCTATATTGGGTTGGACTTCAAGTTTCAGAAATATAAGACATGGGCTGAAAATCTTCGCTCTTTGTCAAGTCAAGCCTATAGTTACATTCGGCTCAAACCAATTATTTTTGGTCCAAACTAAAGCATATACCATATAACAACATAAGATAATATTGGTTAAGGAATTCTTATTggaactccaaaaatctcatttcgcactccaaactttctataattagaaggaaaaatatacttgtgagacgtgtagaatgagatttttagagtgctaataacagttccctatTGGTTATTCAATTGTTTCAGTGAATAATGTAAATGTTCCTATTCATCTATACTACACATCTTGAAGCTAGCgtaatgcaattttttttttaaaactatatGTAAAAACTAACTCTTGGAGTCCAAGTCAAGTTTACAACATGACACAAATTAAATCTACTCTTGTAGACTACAAATACACTTTCTATATTTACTATAGGCTTATTTGTAGCTACGCCTCTCTTGGAACTTgactttaatatcattttgcTCCTTGTAATTCAAAAATCACCACTTTACTCCCTGAAACTCAAAGTTCGCTCCACTTTGCTCTATGAAACTCAATTTTAATCGCATTTTGCcctttgaaacttgaaagttgtatctataaaactcaaaataCATTGCGTTAAAtctgttaatttcttatgtgAGTTTGAATTGGGTACGCCAGGCTAatcaatttctttttatttttttaatttcctcaatttctttaaaaCTTAATATTCTCTTGTTATTGAATGTTAAAGCATAATAAAActttataatcaaatttattgcaCATGTAGCATAGTCTTATTGGGTGTTGAGTTCCACATATGTTTCTAGAGGCCATCTATAAGTTTCAGGGAGAAGAGACAGTCCACTGGTCAAAGTGAaataaattttgagtttcaggAGTAAAATGCTGATTTTTGAGTTACAGTGAGCAAAATTAAGATCAAAATAAAGTTTCAAGGGAAAACCTAAAGATAAATTTTTACTATATATAGGGGCATATGCGTgacatcattttttttacacaacttTTAATGAACATTTTTGTGGAATTCATTCTGTGATGTATTTTAATGATTTGAATCATCTATCATTTAGAACATTATTTATATATCGTCattgcaaaaaaaattatacaaaccTTAAACCAACGATCATATgatttcaaatttgaattttggtaGGCATGATCTTCTAGGAAAGACCTAAAAGATAAATTATTCAGatcgttaaaatacattacgaagTGAGTCGCACAAAAATGTATGCcaaaattatgtaaaaaaaatgatgCCACAAATCCAATCCATAGGTTACAGTGATGGCACGAATCCGATCCATAGGTTCGCTACTTGATCTATTGAAATACAACCAACTTTTTATCAGTTCAAACTTTTAGTTAAAATTTAACGTCTGAATCAACTTATTTACCTCTGAAACAAATCGTTTACTTCCTACTTGCAACATATGCTCTCCTATTTTTTATCCACACATCCTTACCACAATCATCACACAACCACCAACGACCAATTTTGGTCCAATTGACTAAGTCATAATCCAACTTATAGCTTTCACCTTTTTCATCGTAACCGCACTCTTTCCCGTAATAAATCCATTTATATTGGCGGGTAAATCCGCTGCGACGTCACATGATTGGCCAGCCCATCATCCACAATGGCTGCCAAAGAAAATctaattttattgtattttttactaaaaagttaaaaaaggtAAAATCCCAGCCTGTTACTGCTTTTCAAAGCTTTCGGCTTCCTTCACACCTGGTTTTTCCTCTTTTATTCCATTTATTTGTTCTCCATTATATGTAAACCATGAAAGGCTCGACGAGAGGCAACCGCATATTCTCCGAAGAGAACAGCACTCGTGGCCAAAAGTTTGACAGGTTAAAGAACTCCCCGGAACACGAAGACTCGGGTTTTACGACCCCCCTCAGCTGCGAGCCAGACTCGATGGTGGCGGAGGACGCCGCTTTGTCTCCTTTCAATAAGTCTCCATGGTCTGCCCATATGAACAACAACGACAATAATAATAATGCTTCAGAAACGGCCAACGACAACTTCTCCCCCAACGTTCTCATGGGTGCGTTGGTTCGTGAAGAAGGACACATATACTCGTTGGCCGCCTCTGGAGACTTGTTGTACACGGGTTCGGATAGCAAGAACATTCGGATTTGGAAGAAGCACAACGAGTATTCAGGGTTCAAATCGAATAGCGGATTGGTTAAAGCGATAATCATAGCGAAGGAGAAGATCTTCACCGGTCATCAAGACGGGAAAATTAGGGTGTGGAAGGTGTCCACCAAGAACGCAACTCACAAGCGAATAGGAACTTTACCTACGTTGAAGAATTACATAAAGTGTTCCATGAAGCCGAGTAATTACGTTGAAGTGAGAGGCAAGAGCAAAGTCCTATGGATCAAACACTTTGATTCCATCTCATGCTTGAGCTTGAGCGAAGATCATACGTTACTATACTCCGCGTCGTGGGACAAAACGTTTAAGGTTTGGAGGGTTTCCGATTTCAAGTGCTTGGAGTCGATCAACGCTCACGATGACGCCGTCAATGCGTTGGTTGTTGGATTTGATGGGTTGGTCTTCACCGGTTCTGCCGACGGAACGGTTAAAATTTGGCGGAAAGAGTTACAAGGAAAAGGTACTAAGCACTTCTTCTCACAAACACTTTTAAAGCAGGAATGTGCGGTCACAGCCTTAGCTGTGAACCCGGACGCCACAATCATATATTGTGGCTCGTCCGACGGACTAGTCAACTTTTGGG
This window contains:
- the LOC114823675 gene encoding protein JINGUBANG-like — translated: MKGSTRGNRIFSEENSTRGQKFDRLKNSPEHEDSGFTTPLSCEPDSMVAEDAALSPFNKSPWSAHMNNNDNNNNASETANDNFSPNVLMGALVREEGHIYSLAASGDLLYTGSDSKNIRIWKKHNEYSGFKSNSGLVKAIIIAKEKIFTGHQDGKIRVWKVSTKNATHKRIGTLPTLKNYIKCSMKPSNYVEVRGKSKVLWIKHFDSISCLSLSEDHTLLYSASWDKTFKVWRVSDFKCLESINAHDDAVNALVVGFDGLVFTGSADGTVKIWRKELQGKGTKHFFSQTLLKQECAVTALAVNPDATIIYCGSSDGLVNFWEREKNLQHGGVLRGHKLAVLCLATAGCLVFSGSADMGICVWRLGPDGEHICLSVLTGHTGPVKCLAVERDHDQSTSGETRWIVYSGSLDKSVKMWRISEQAQPMVPNQKHQHYTSDGYCVPMLSSAPSFASRGGKMGSRRF